A genomic segment from Synechococcales cyanobacterium T60_A2020_003 encodes:
- a CDS encoding RDD family protein: MRWLKTIEVVTPEQVGLQFTLAGIGERSYAMAIDVAILLGVWTAAATLYSIFAIQLLNGLSNTNITYGQLPIWLGAIALLATFILFSGYFVFFEVTWQGQTPGKRVANIRVIRDDGRPIGLAQAVLRSLLLSFDGIPLFLGVIFILFEKREKRLGDIVAGTLVVQEEKPIAKANVTLSDRANTLAQDLPQSANLSLLLPDDFATIREYLERRSRMDRDARRELSLNLARQMRSRIEMESIPTGLTSDEFLEAVYIAYQKQFGGV, translated from the coding sequence TTGCGCTGGCTGAAAACGATCGAAGTGGTCACGCCCGAACAGGTTGGACTCCAGTTTACGCTGGCGGGCATTGGCGAGCGCAGCTATGCGATGGCGATTGATGTGGCGATCTTGCTTGGCGTCTGGACGGCAGCAGCCACGCTGTACAGCATCTTTGCGATTCAACTGCTGAACGGGTTGTCCAACACCAACATCACCTATGGTCAGCTTCCCATTTGGTTAGGGGCGATCGCCCTTTTGGCAACGTTTATCCTGTTTAGCGGCTATTTCGTCTTTTTTGAGGTGACGTGGCAAGGCCAAACTCCCGGTAAGCGGGTGGCGAATATTCGCGTGATTCGGGATGATGGACGTCCAATTGGGTTGGCGCAGGCCGTATTGCGATCGCTCCTCCTGTCCTTTGATGGCATTCCCTTGTTTCTAGGCGTGATTTTTATTCTGTTTGAAAAGCGGGAGAAACGGCTGGGCGACATTGTGGCGGGAACGCTAGTTGTTCAGGAAGAGAAGCCGATCGCCAAGGCAAACGTGACCCTATCCGATCGCGCCAATACCCTCGCGCAAGACTTGCCCCAAAGCGCAAACCTATCCCTCCTGCTGCCCGATGATTTCGCGACAATTCGGGAATACTTGGAACGGCGATCGCGCATGGATCGGGATGCTCGCCGCGAGTTGAGTCTCAATCTGGCTCGCCAAATGCGATCGCGCATTGAGATGGAGTCGATCCCCACTGGCCTTACATCCGACGAGTTTTTGGAGGCTGTCTATATTGCGTATCAAAAGCAGTTTGGTGGCGTGTAG